The Methanobrevibacter olleyae genome includes a window with the following:
- a CDS encoding ABC transporter ATP-binding protein produces the protein MSAMIEFQNVSREYRTGDHVLKALDNLSLKIDKGEFVVILGPSGAGKSTLLNLLGGLDTATSGKIIVDGENIVDYGDKALTKYRAKSVGFIFQFYNLIPNLTACENVELMKDITDIDIYGGKILEAVGLRGHDNKFPAQLSGGEQQRVSIARALAKEPAMLLCDEPTGALDSNTGVLILSLLQNMCHEKNTTVVIVTHNSKLADAADKLIKIKNGQIEEVTINENPSDVNEIKW, from the coding sequence ATGTCAGCAATGATAGAGTTTCAAAATGTCTCTCGTGAGTATAGAACTGGAGACCATGTATTAAAAGCATTAGATAATTTAAGTCTTAAAATAGATAAAGGTGAATTCGTTGTGATTTTAGGGCCATCTGGTGCTGGAAAGTCTACTTTATTGAATCTCCTTGGTGGATTAGATACAGCTACAAGTGGAAAAATAATAGTGGATGGAGAAAATATTGTTGATTATGGTGATAAAGCTTTAACAAAATACAGAGCTAAAAGTGTAGGTTTTATATTTCAATTTTATAACTTAATTCCTAATTTAACAGCATGTGAAAATGTAGAGTTGATGAAGGATATAACCGATATTGATATTTATGGTGGGAAAATATTGGAAGCAGTTGGCCTAAGAGGGCACGATAACAAATTTCCTGCTCAATTATCTGGTGGAGAGCAACAAAGAGTTTCTATTGCAAGGGCTTTAGCAAAAGAGCCTGCAATGTTATTATGTGATGAACCTACTGGTGCACTTGATTCTAATACTGGAGTTTTAATCCTTTCATTATTACAAAATATGTGTCATGAAAAAAATACCACTGTTGTTATTGTAACACACAACTCAAAATTAGCTGATGCAGCTGATAAGTTGATTAAAATTAAAAATGGACAAATTGAAGAAGTTACAATCAATGAAAATCCTTCAGATGTAAATGAGATAAAATGGTAG
- a CDS encoding ABC transporter permease encodes MKILLKKMLRDFKDHKIQFLSIFLMAFLGVFAFTGISGEVVGLSDVSSHYYEDTNLADGWVYGEDLDNDTFENIKNMEEIKDAEREMVVNTVANYSSDPDITLHILEGKQKISKFYLFKGKDFDENDKDGIWIDKRFADARDLDIGDRITLKFDGKKVSKTIRGIVFSPEYVYYIQEGSLLPDFKQVGYAYISSKAANFDVEYNTITLDSYEELEEKDFKSDLYELMPRSKFVQFLHRDNNIGVKTLNEEINQHQMFSGVFPIIFVLVALLTLLTTMSRLISSQRTQIGALKAMGYSNKSIIYHYLLYGFFLSLTGSILGLIIGPMTIPRLFYPSMSLMYSLPHWGPAWNLTFFVVAALMVIFSVAVTFISVKSISDENPADSIKPKAPKPVSSDFIEKTKIWEKLSFNERWNYRDAKRNKVRAIMSIFGVFACALLIISAFGMYDSMNDVKDWQYEQIYQYSSKLLLNENITDSQLDYLLDETNGEGIMEEAIELKYKGNKKTGTLTVLNESELYKTTDINRNYIQLDPNGIAISDRMAEILGLEIGDKVRWHVVGNPKWIDSEITETYSIPFGQGIMMSPKVYEKVGGDDYNYSTNTILTKENISKNYTGVDSISTREDIVSGWDSITEAMNLMVFVLIFFAIVLAVVVLYNLGLLSFTEIQRELATLKVLGFNSRSLRRLLLTQNLWFSTIGFILSIPGAYLLMIIMMGSAGEDYYFPINIYLWNLLLSFILTFGLSVIVNLMFSRKIKKVNMVESLKSNE; translated from the coding sequence ATGAAAATCTTACTTAAAAAAATGTTACGTGATTTTAAAGATCATAAGATTCAATTTCTCTCTATCTTTTTAATGGCTTTTTTAGGTGTCTTTGCATTTACAGGTATAAGTGGTGAAGTAGTAGGATTGTCTGATGTTTCAAGTCATTATTACGAAGATACTAATCTTGCTGATGGATGGGTATATGGAGAAGATTTAGATAATGATACCTTTGAGAATATAAAAAATATGGAAGAAATTAAAGATGCCGAGCGAGAGATGGTAGTAAATACGGTTGCTAATTATTCTTCAGATCCTGATATTACTTTACATATTCTTGAGGGAAAGCAAAAAATATCTAAATTTTATCTTTTTAAAGGAAAAGATTTTGATGAAAATGATAAAGATGGAATTTGGATAGATAAGAGATTTGCAGATGCACGTGATTTAGATATTGGAGATAGAATCACCTTAAAATTTGATGGAAAAAAAGTATCTAAAACAATTAGAGGTATTGTATTTTCTCCAGAATATGTTTACTACATTCAAGAAGGTAGCCTATTACCTGATTTTAAACAGGTAGGTTATGCTTATATCTCATCAAAAGCAGCTAATTTTGATGTTGAATATAATACAATTACATTAGATTCCTATGAGGAGCTTGAGGAAAAAGACTTTAAATCTGATTTATATGAACTTATGCCTAGATCAAAATTTGTTCAGTTTTTACATCGTGATAATAATATTGGTGTAAAAACATTAAATGAAGAAATAAATCAACATCAAATGTTTTCAGGAGTATTTCCTATAATATTTGTACTTGTTGCACTTTTAACATTACTTACCACTATGTCTAGACTTATTTCTTCTCAAAGAACTCAAATTGGCGCTTTAAAAGCTATGGGATATAGTAATAAGTCAATTATTTATCATTATCTTTTATATGGTTTCTTCTTATCATTAACAGGTTCTATTTTAGGACTTATTATTGGGCCTATGACAATACCTCGGCTATTCTATCCAAGTATGTCTTTAATGTATTCACTTCCACATTGGGGACCAGCATGGAATTTGACTTTCTTTGTTGTAGCTGCATTAATGGTAATATTTTCAGTAGCAGTAACATTTATCTCTGTTAAAAGTATCAGTGATGAAAATCCTGCAGATTCAATTAAACCTAAAGCTCCAAAGCCAGTTAGCTCAGATTTTATAGAAAAAACAAAGATTTGGGAAAAATTAAGTTTTAATGAACGATGGAATTATAGAGATGCAAAAAGAAATAAAGTAAGAGCTATAATGAGCATTTTTGGTGTATTTGCTTGTGCACTTCTTATTATCTCTGCATTTGGTATGTATGATTCAATGAATGATGTAAAAGACTGGCAGTATGAACAAATTTATCAATATAGTTCAAAATTACTTTTAAATGAAAACATTACAGATTCACAATTAGACTACCTTTTAGATGAAACTAATGGTGAAGGAATAATGGAAGAGGCTATTGAATTAAAGTATAAAGGCAATAAAAAAACAGGAACGCTAACAGTTTTAAATGAATCAGAATTATATAAAACAACAGATATTAATAGAAATTATATTCAACTTGACCCTAATGGAATAGCTATTTCTGATAGGATGGCTGAAATTTTAGGTTTAGAAATAGGCGATAAAGTAAGATGGCATGTTGTTGGCAATCCTAAATGGATTGATTCTGAAATCACTGAAACTTATTCAATTCCATTTGGTCAAGGAATTATGATGTCTCCTAAAGTTTATGAAAAAGTAGGGGGAGATGATTATAATTATAGTACAAACACTATTTTAACTAAAGAGAATATAAGTAAAAACTACACTGGTGTAGATAGTATTTCAACTAGAGAAGATATTGTTAGTGGCTGGGATAGCATTACAGAAGCTATGAATTTAATGGTTTTTGTTCTTATATTCTTTGCAATCGTCTTAGCAGTTGTAGTATTATATAATTTAGGTTTATTATCATTTACTGAAATTCAAAGGGAATTAGCAACATTAAAAGTTCTTGGATTTAATTCAAGAAGTTTAAGAAGACTCCTACTCACTCAAAATCTATGGTTCTCAACTATTGGTTTTATACTATCTATTCCAGGAGCTTATCTTTTAATGATTATTATGATGGGTTCAGCTGGTGAAGATTATTATTTCCCAATCAATATTTATTTATGGAACCTTCTTCTTAGTTTTATTCTAACCTTTGGACTTTCTGTAATTGTTAATTTAATGTTTTCAAGAAAGATTAAAAAAGTAAATATGGTTGAATCTTTAAAAAGCAATGAGTAA
- a CDS encoding Zn-ribbon domain-containing OB-fold protein gives MSDIVRTWRHIQQRYNLVGSKCTTCGQIFFPQRVICPDCRRKGNIEDIQFSGKGKIFTYSVIRTPTSDFKKIAPYAVAIIELEEGAKITAQIVDADVDDIQIGDPVEMVFRKIREDGSDGVISYGFKFKILK, from the coding sequence ATGTCTGATATTGTAAGAACTTGGCGTCATATCCAACAAAGATATAACCTTGTTGGATCTAAATGTACTACTTGTGGTCAAATATTCTTCCCACAAAGAGTAATATGTCCTGATTGTAGAAGAAAAGGAAATATTGAAGATATTCAATTTTCTGGAAAAGGAAAAATATTTACTTATTCTGTAATTAGAACTCCAACTTCTGATTTCAAAAAAATAGCTCCTTATGCTGTAGCTATTATTGAGCTCGAAGAAGGTGCAAAAATAACTGCACAAATTGTTGATGCAGATGTTGATGATATTCAAATTGGAGACCCTGTAGAGATGGTCTTTAGAAAAATCCGCGAAGATGGCTCTGATGGTGTAATTTCATATGGATTTAAATTCAAAATTTTAAAATAA
- the cfbA gene encoding sirohydrochlorin nickelochelatase, with protein MSYEDTAVLLLSHGSSLPYAEEVFKDICAKFKTKTEFDAEVGYMKVAKPSLPEAINILKERNPNLKRIIATPVFLAAGIHTNIDIPIILGLEPKEIDPRQPDGNYPESHYLYGLEEVDFNGELKLIDAIGPNPRLIEIINKRIATALEDSELDEMAKTAVLLVSHGSRLNYNKEFISSVFKQFEVQTDYPSDFGFMELVEPNIPSSINKLVKENEVDRLVLVPVFIAPGVHTTRDIPTILGLIEDDGTGHHHHNHSHSHSHSHNHEDSHDHGHHHHHDHGDVKMEFEGEILYPEPICDDDILIEILESMVKDAL; from the coding sequence ATGAGTTATGAAGATACTGCTGTTTTATTATTAAGTCATGGAAGTAGTCTCCCATATGCAGAAGAAGTGTTTAAAGATATTTGTGCTAAATTTAAAACAAAAACAGAATTTGATGCTGAAGTCGGTTATATGAAAGTAGCTAAACCAAGTTTACCAGAAGCTATTAATATATTAAAAGAACGCAATCCTAATTTAAAACGTATTATAGCTACTCCTGTATTTTTAGCTGCTGGGATTCATACTAATATTGACATTCCGATTATACTTGGTCTTGAACCTAAAGAAATTGACCCAAGACAACCTGATGGCAATTATCCAGAAAGCCATTATTTATACGGCCTTGAAGAAGTTGATTTTAATGGTGAACTTAAATTAATCGATGCTATAGGTCCTAATCCAAGACTCATAGAAATCATTAACAAGAGAATAGCTACTGCACTTGAAGATTCAGAACTTGACGAGATGGCTAAAACTGCAGTTTTACTTGTATCTCATGGTAGTAGATTAAATTATAATAAAGAGTTTATTTCTAGTGTTTTCAAGCAATTTGAAGTTCAAACTGACTATCCATCTGACTTTGGATTTATGGAACTTGTAGAACCTAATATTCCAAGTTCAATCAACAAACTAGTTAAAGAAAATGAAGTGGATAGATTGGTTCTTGTTCCTGTATTTATTGCTCCTGGTGTTCACACTACAAGAGACATTCCAACAATCTTAGGCCTTATTGAAGATGATGGTACTGGCCATCACCATCACAACCACAGTCACAGTCATAGTCACTCTCATAATCATGAAGATAGCCATGACCATGGACATCATCACCATCATGACCATGGTGATGTAAAGATGGAATTTGAAGGAGAAATATTATATCCTGAACCAATTTGTGATGATGATATTTTAATTGAAATATTAGAATCTATGGTTAAAGATGCTCTTTAA
- a CDS encoding nucleoside deaminase: MHQKFIKEAIKEAEKSLSEGGIPIGAVLVKDNEIISRGHNRIIQDNSLILHGEMDAIENAKNLSHEDYRKSTLYTTLSPCPMCSGAIILYNIPKVVIGDNTTLMGAENLLKDNGVELILLNDLRCKELFENFVKDNPGLWERELAKVGNTTELK; this comes from the coding sequence ATGCATCAAAAATTTATAAAAGAAGCAATTAAAGAGGCTGAAAAATCATTATCTGAAGGTGGAATTCCTATTGGTGCAGTTCTTGTAAAAGATAATGAAATTATATCTAGAGGCCATAATAGAATTATTCAAGATAATTCACTTATTCTTCATGGTGAAATGGATGCTATTGAAAATGCAAAAAATCTAAGTCATGAAGATTATAGAAAATCTACTCTTTATACAACTCTTTCTCCTTGTCCAATGTGTTCTGGCGCTATTATACTTTACAATATTCCAAAAGTAGTTATTGGAGATAATACCACTCTTATGGGTGCTGAAAACCTTTTAAAAGATAATGGTGTAGAGTTAATTCTCCTTAATGACTTAAGATGTAAAGAGCTATTTGAAAACTTTGTAAAAGACAATCCTGGTCTTTGGGAGAGGGAACTTGCTAAGGTAGGAAATACTACTGAATTAAAATAA
- a CDS encoding GNAT family N-acetyltransferase, translated as METVLTNEKDERFIELTKELDKEYFQIYGDIALEYQEYNDLKDPHIVLLLLNWTRPIACASYKLFDKDTIEIKRVYVKRRYRRRGIAYKLVKQLEKLAIEENFKYSIIETGSENYSAINLYKKLDYEIIDNFGQFKGDDLCICMKKEFRTLIQAF; from the coding sequence ATGGAAACTGTTCTAACAAATGAAAAGGATGAAAGATTTATAGAACTTACAAAAGAATTAGATAAGGAATATTTTCAAATTTATGGTGATATAGCATTAGAATACCAAGAATATAATGATTTAAAAGATCCTCATATTGTTTTACTTCTTTTAAATTGGACAAGACCAATAGCTTGTGCTAGCTATAAATTATTTGACAAAGATACTATAGAAATTAAAAGAGTTTATGTAAAGAGAAGATATCGTAGGAGAGGTATTGCTTATAAACTTGTTAAACAACTTGAAAAATTGGCAATAGAGGAAAATTTCAAATATTCAATCATTGAAACGGGTAGTGAAAATTATTCAGCTATTAATTTATATAAAAAATTAGATTATGAAATAATCGATAATTTTGGCCAGTTTAAAGGTGATGATTTGTGTATTTGTATGAAAAAAGAGTTTAGAACTTTAATTCAAGCTTTTTGA
- a CDS encoding thiamine-phosphate kinase, which translates to MKSTLIKVSDVGEKQLIERIIEKSKSCSIFNTSVNDYDNNFNVNSFKISIGDDSALTEINLDENSYLVTSSDMLIQSSHFPQDMTYFQMGYKVVVVNVSDLASMGAENIGFLLNIAIPKDMLLDDFDDLICGVIRACDNYDIPLIGGDTNQANEIILSGTAVGQVDKDKVLMKYGFKPGDLVCISGELGLAALGFELLKLKNQLNNNLFEMVDIEEKIKTAYEIDSSLCDLAIFKALKVEARYKEGHILRDYNTENNRISTTDITDGLASEFYEILNSDKKYCKFNNKNNNQNLGIDDFNNDSDNRGLGSDNFIDNSNSFYSKGIRIYEDKLPVEDEFKQIANVLDLNYLDLLLHIGEDFELLFTINTELKEKLLNDLSFYIIGEITDKNTVEIVLSNGDIEKISSRGYQHLK; encoded by the coding sequence ATGAAATCAACCTTAATAAAAGTCTCTGATGTTGGTGAAAAACAACTAATAGAAAGGATTATAGAAAAATCAAAGTCATGTTCTATTTTTAATACATCTGTTAATGACTATGATAATAATTTTAATGTTAATAGCTTTAAAATATCAATTGGAGACGATTCTGCATTGACAGAGATTAATTTAGATGAAAATAGCTATTTAGTTACATCATCTGATATGTTAATTCAATCTAGTCATTTTCCACAAGATATGACTTATTTCCAGATGGGATATAAAGTAGTTGTCGTTAATGTAAGTGACTTAGCTAGTATGGGTGCTGAAAATATTGGCTTTTTATTGAATATAGCTATTCCAAAAGATATGCTACTAGATGATTTTGATGATTTGATTTGCGGAGTTATAAGAGCCTGTGATAATTATGATATTCCACTTATAGGTGGAGATACTAATCAAGCAAATGAAATTATACTATCTGGAACAGCTGTTGGCCAAGTAGATAAAGATAAGGTCTTGATGAAGTATGGATTTAAACCAGGTGATTTAGTTTGCATTAGCGGAGAGTTAGGTCTTGCAGCACTTGGATTTGAATTATTAAAATTGAAAAATCAATTAAATAATAACCTTTTTGAAATGGTAGATATTGAAGAGAAGATAAAAACTGCATATGAAATAGATTCAAGCCTTTGTGACTTGGCTATTTTTAAAGCATTAAAAGTTGAAGCAAGATATAAAGAAGGCCATATCTTAAGAGATTATAATACAGAAAATAACAGAATCTCTACAACTGATATTACAGATGGCCTTGCTAGTGAATTTTATGAAATTTTAAACTCAGATAAAAAATACTGTAAATTTAATAATAAAAATAATAATCAAAATTTAGGTATTGATGATTTTAATAATGATTCTGATAATCGTGGTTTAGGTAGTGATAATTTTATTGATAATTCTAATAGTTTTTATTCTAAAGGAATTAGAATCTATGAAGATAAACTTCCAGTAGAAGATGAATTTAAGCAAATAGCTAATGTTTTAGACCTTAATTACCTGGATTTATTATTACATATAGGAGAGGATTTTGAACTTTTATTCACTATAAATACAGAATTAAAGGAGAAATTATTAAATGATTTAAGCTTCTATATAATTGGTGAAATTACTGATAAAAATACAGTTGAAATAGTACTCTCAAATGGAGATATAGAAAAAATAAGCTCTAGAGGTTATCAACATCTTAAATAA
- the amrS gene encoding AmmeMemoRadiSam system radical SAM enzyme — protein sequence MLYESKFYTKLYDENFDLNNNHNKNKKIVQCNLCGKMCKIASNSYGFCNSQKNIDGKLYSCNYHRIANYHIDPIEKKPLYHFLPCSSTFSIGGFGCNFSCLNCQNYILSRNSYNLNNSIEILPETIVKNAINEDCLSISWTYNEPTPYFHFAEETSLLAHRKNLKNVYVSNGYMSEESLDETLKFIDAFNIDLKFFDDRLYRKICGGKLDIVLDNLKTIYDAKNKYGTHLEISTLLINDLNTKKDHIKSISNFILDELGPEVPLHFSRFFPMYKMNDKSPTKIEYLLKAKEIAIDMGLDYVYLGNMKGDKNTYCPNCGEILIERERYCNMDKNKIKDSHCINCGYKLNFIL from the coding sequence ATGTTATATGAATCTAAGTTTTATACCAAATTATATGATGAAAATTTTGATTTAAATAATAATCACAATAAGAATAAAAAAATAGTTCAATGTAATTTATGTGGAAAGATGTGTAAAATAGCAAGTAATAGCTATGGGTTTTGTAATAGTCAGAAAAACATTGATGGTAAGTTATATTCATGTAATTATCATAGAATAGCTAATTATCATATAGATCCAATTGAAAAGAAACCTTTGTATCATTTTTTACCTTGCTCATCTACCTTTTCAATTGGTGGTTTTGGATGTAATTTCTCATGTTTAAACTGTCAGAACTATATCTTATCAAGAAATTCCTATAATTTAAATAACTCAATTGAAATACTGCCAGAAACCATTGTTAAAAATGCTATTAATGAAGATTGTCTATCGATTTCTTGGACCTATAATGAACCTACCCCCTACTTTCACTTCGCCGAAGAAACTTCTCTACTTGCACATAGGAAAAATCTTAAAAATGTTTATGTAAGTAATGGCTATATGAGTGAAGAATCATTAGATGAAACCTTAAAATTTATTGATGCATTTAATATTGATTTAAAATTTTTCGATGATAGATTGTATAGAAAGATTTGCGGTGGAAAATTGGATATTGTGCTAGATAATTTAAAAACTATTTATGATGCAAAAAACAAGTATGGAACTCATTTAGAAATAAGCACTCTTTTAATCAATGATTTAAATACAAAAAAAGATCATATAAAGTCCATTTCTAATTTCATATTAGATGAATTAGGTCCTGAAGTTCCCCTTCACTTTTCAAGATTTTTTCCAATGTATAAAATGAATGATAAAAGTCCAACAAAGATTGAATATCTACTTAAAGCAAAGGAAATAGCTATTGATATGGGATTAGACTATGTTTATTTAGGAAATATGAAAGGTGATAAAAATACATATTGTCCTAATTGTGGTGAGATTTTAATAGAAAGAGAAAGATATTGTAATATGGATAAAAATAAAATAAAAGACAGTCATTGTATTAATTGTGGCTATAAATTGAATTTTATTCTTTAA
- a CDS encoding CDP-glycerol glycerophosphotransferase family protein, with translation MISFKKIIKDIVRYSVRAFYILESYIIPSNEKIILFESSGGRNYAGSPRYIYEEMVNQGLDDEFKCIWSLTNTNIEIPGNAIKVKRSFFKYLYYTLRSGVWIFDSRHLYYLRKNKKTKYIQTWHGTPFKKLALDMDVMDMSGNKDIKKYREDFEKNTKDWQYLLSQNKHSSKIFKKAFNFKGEILEIGYPRNDILFKRNNEEDLEKIKAKLKIPKDKKIILYSPTWRDNQYNKVGEYKFTTEMDFKKMYENFKDEYIIIVKFHYLVKEDIDWSEYKDFIIECDAEWDIQELYLISDMMITDYSSVMFDYAILKRPMIFFTYDLDNYTNNIRSFYFDIFKEAPGPKVEKNEELISIIKNFNINSYREEYGEKYKKFNEKFNQFDDGNASKKVVELIKE, from the coding sequence ATGATAAGTTTTAAAAAAATCATCAAAGATATAGTTAGATACTCTGTAAGAGCTTTTTACATATTAGAATCATATATTATTCCTTCTAATGAAAAAATTATTCTTTTTGAATCAAGTGGTGGACGTAATTACGCAGGTAGCCCTAGATATATCTATGAAGAAATGGTGAATCAAGGATTAGATGATGAATTTAAATGTATATGGTCACTAACAAATACAAATATTGAAATACCTGGAAATGCTATAAAAGTTAAAAGATCTTTTTTTAAATACTTATATTATACTCTTAGAAGTGGAGTTTGGATTTTTGACTCACGGCATTTGTATTATCTAAGAAAAAATAAAAAAACAAAGTATATTCAAACATGGCATGGAACTCCATTTAAAAAATTAGCTTTGGATATGGATGTTATGGATATGAGTGGTAATAAAGATATTAAGAAATATCGTGAAGATTTTGAAAAAAATACTAAAGATTGGCAATATCTATTATCACAAAATAAACACTCATCTAAGATATTTAAAAAAGCTTTTAATTTTAAAGGAGAAATACTTGAAATTGGATATCCTCGTAATGATATCTTATTTAAAAGAAATAATGAAGAAGATCTAGAAAAAATAAAAGCAAAATTGAAAATCCCTAAAGATAAGAAGATTATACTTTATTCCCCCACTTGGAGAGATAATCAGTATAATAAAGTAGGAGAATATAAGTTCACAACAGAGATGGATTTTAAGAAGATGTATGAAAACTTTAAAGATGAATATATTATAATAGTTAAATTCCATTATTTAGTTAAAGAAGATATTGATTGGAGCGAATATAAAGACTTTATTATTGAATGTGATGCAGAATGGGATATTCAAGAGCTTTATTTAATTTCAGATATGATGATAACTGATTATTCATCAGTTATGTTTGATTATGCTATATTAAAAAGACCTATGATTTTCTTTACATATGATTTAGATAATTATACAAATAATATAAGATCCTTTTATTTTGATATTTTTAAAGAAGCACCTGGTCCAAAAGTTGAAAAGAATGAAGAATTAATTAGTATTATAAAAAATTTTAACATCAATAGTTATAGAGAAGAATATGGTGAAAAATATAAGAAATTCAATGAAAAGTTTAATCAATTTGATGATGGAAATGCATCGAAAAAAGTTGTTGAACTAATTAAAGAATAA